A region from the Kineothrix sp. IPX-CK genome encodes:
- the rplI gene encoding 50S ribosomal protein L9, whose product MKIILIEDVKSLGKKGQIVEVSDGYARNFVLPKKLGLEATGKNINDLKLQKANEEKIALEQLNAAEDFAAEMEKKEVIVTIKSGEGGKTFGSISSKEIAEAAKSQCGMEIDKKKIQMPEAIKSLGVYEVSVKLHPKVAGKLKVRVQEEK is encoded by the coding sequence ATGAAGATTATATTGATAGAAGATGTGAAGAGTTTAGGCAAGAAGGGGCAGATTGTGGAAGTGAGCGACGGCTATGCGCGAAATTTCGTGCTTCCCAAGAAGCTTGGCCTGGAAGCCACAGGAAAGAACATAAACGATCTGAAGCTGCAAAAGGCCAATGAAGAAAAAATAGCGTTGGAGCAGCTTAATGCGGCGGAAGACTTTGCGGCTGAAATGGAAAAGAAGGAGGTTATCGTAACGATAAAGTCGGGGGAAGGCGGAAAGACCTTCGGTTCCATATCCTCCAAGGAAATCGCGGAGGCTGCAAAGAGTCAATGCGGAATGGAAATCGACAAGAAGAAGATCCAGATGCCGGAAGCGATAAAGAGCCTCGGCGTATATGAGGTATCTGTAAAGCTGCATCCGAAGGTGGCCGGTAAACTGAAGGTAAGGGTTCAGGAAGAAAAATAA
- a CDS encoding ABC transporter permease: MNRPKKQVYYHLMMLPGMIFLIIFNFIPMAGIVMAFQNFSPVKGILESKWVGLDNFRFIFSLPDSRQIFVNTIIISLGKIMLGILIPVCFSLMLNEIKVKFFKRTVQTIVYMPHFLSWVVFAAVVQSIFSYDGPVNVLLTVIGMEPVMFLGSNQWFRTLMVTTDSWKEFGYGSIIYLAALTGIDPGLYEAASIDGASRWKRLLYITLPGIMPIILIMLTMALPNILNAGFDQIFNLYNPLVYESGDILDTYVYRVGMLKRQYSLGTAVGLIKSVVGMILILAANKLVTTFSDRRMF, translated from the coding sequence ATGAATAGACCGAAAAAGCAAGTATATTATCATTTGATGATGCTTCCGGGGATGATATTTTTAATCATTTTTAATTTTATTCCTATGGCTGGAATTGTGATGGCATTTCAGAATTTCAGCCCGGTAAAGGGGATCTTGGAATCTAAATGGGTAGGGCTTGATAATTTTAGATTTATCTTCAGCCTCCCGGATAGCAGACAGATTTTTGTTAATACAATTATCATATCGCTTGGGAAGATTATGCTTGGAATCCTTATTCCGGTCTGCTTTTCCCTGATGCTGAATGAAATAAAAGTGAAGTTTTTTAAACGAACGGTTCAGACAATTGTATATATGCCTCATTTTTTGTCTTGGGTAGTGTTTGCTGCGGTAGTCCAAAGTATATTTTCTTATGACGGGCCGGTCAATGTACTGCTGACGGTAATAGGAATGGAGCCTGTTATGTTTTTGGGAAGCAATCAGTGGTTTCGAACGTTAATGGTTACTACCGATAGCTGGAAAGAATTCGGTTATGGCTCGATCATTTATCTGGCGGCGCTTACGGGAATAGACCCGGGGCTGTATGAAGCAGCATCCATTGACGGGGCAAGCCGGTGGAAAAGGCTTTTGTATATCACCTTGCCGGGAATCATGCCGATTATCCTCATTATGCTGACGATGGCCCTGCCTAACATTTTGAATGCGGGTTTTGATCAGATTTTCAATCTATACAATCCGCTCGTTTACGAATCGGGAGATATTCTGGACACCTATGTTTACAGAGTGGGTATGTTAAAAAGGCAATACAGTCTGGGAACGGCAGTGGGATTGATTAAATCTGTAGTCGGAATGATACTGATATTAGCTGCGAATAAATTGGTCACGACATTTTCCGACCGGAGAATGTTCTAA
- a CDS encoding DHH family phosphoesterase — translation MKNSIKLKGRLKKYLQTSVYLGILLVIVNLGIYLIDYRAGLVLTCFVIFYFVVVLSLLLYNKPVIMNELISFATQYGQIQRKLLRDLDLPHALLDDEGKIIWTNAAFEKTVHKSRGYRKSITSLFPTITKEKLPGEADEVEFSVSFEDSDYVAKLKKISLRDMEEGSDIIEVEDYEGYLIALYLFDETALKIALQEVDDQSLAVGLIYLDNYDEALESVEEVRRSLLIALIDRKVNKYIAGLDGICKKIEKDKFLVILRKKAIAYLQEYRFDLLEDVKTVNIGNEMAVTISIGVGLNGLTYAQNYEFSRNAIDLALGRGGDQAVVKTPNNTIYYGGKSQQVEKNTRVKARVKAHALKEIISGKDKVIVMGHRNADVDSFGAAVGVARIAHTLERKVHIVVNNVTTSLQPMVEMFKNNPEYDDDLIINSQQAIEMVGNNAVLVVVDVNKPSITDCPEMLRLCKSIVVFDHHRQGTEVIENATLSYVEAYASSTCEMVSEILQYIGDNIKITSTEADCLYSGIMIDTNNFMTKTGVRTFEAAAFLRRSGADVTRVRKLFREDAADYKAKADAVSQAEIYRNAYAISICTGDDVLNPTVAGAQAANELLNIKGVKASFILTEYQNQIYVSARSIDEVNVQIIMERLGGGGHMNIAGCQMEDRSLAEGIGIIKHTLDTMIENGEI, via the coding sequence ATGAAAAACAGCATTAAGTTAAAAGGCAGATTAAAAAAATATTTGCAGACTTCCGTATATTTAGGTATTTTATTAGTTATCGTAAACTTAGGAATTTATTTGATCGATTACCGCGCAGGGCTGGTTCTTACATGCTTTGTTATTTTCTATTTCGTGGTAGTCTTATCACTTTTGCTATACAATAAACCGGTTATCATGAACGAGCTGATCAGTTTCGCTACGCAATATGGACAGATCCAGAGAAAGCTTCTCAGGGATTTGGACTTGCCTCATGCCCTGTTGGATGATGAGGGCAAGATTATCTGGACGAATGCTGCCTTCGAGAAGACCGTACATAAGAGCAGGGGATACCGCAAATCGATTACTTCTCTGTTCCCCACGATCACGAAGGAAAAGCTGCCCGGTGAAGCGGATGAAGTAGAATTCAGCGTAAGCTTCGAGGACAGCGATTATGTGGCTAAGCTTAAGAAAATATCTTTAAGGGATATGGAAGAGGGCAGTGATATCATCGAAGTGGAAGACTATGAAGGTTATTTGATCGCCCTTTATCTGTTCGATGAGACTGCTTTGAAGATAGCGCTCCAGGAGGTGGATGACCAGAGCCTTGCGGTAGGATTGATTTATCTCGACAATTACGATGAAGCGTTAGAAAGCGTGGAAGAAGTAAGGCGTTCTCTTTTGATTGCGCTGATCGACAGAAAGGTTAATAAGTACATAGCCGGTTTGGACGGCATTTGTAAGAAGATCGAAAAAGATAAGTTCCTCGTTATCTTGCGCAAGAAGGCAATCGCTTATCTTCAGGAATACCGGTTCGACTTATTGGAGGATGTAAAGACCGTCAATATTGGTAATGAAATGGCCGTAACTATAAGTATAGGTGTCGGATTGAACGGTCTTACCTATGCGCAGAATTATGAATTCTCACGAAATGCCATTGATTTGGCCTTGGGCCGGGGCGGCGATCAGGCGGTGGTAAAGACCCCTAACAACACTATTTACTACGGCGGAAAGAGTCAGCAGGTGGAGAAAAATACCCGTGTCAAGGCGAGGGTAAAGGCGCATGCATTGAAAGAGATTATATCCGGCAAGGACAAGGTTATCGTAATGGGGCACCGGAATGCGGATGTGGACAGCTTCGGAGCGGCGGTAGGAGTTGCACGAATCGCGCATACTCTGGAACGTAAGGTGCATATCGTCGTCAACAATGTGACTACATCGCTGCAGCCTATGGTCGAGATGTTCAAGAACAATCCTGAATACGATGACGACCTGATCATCAACAGCCAGCAAGCCATCGAGATGGTAGGAAACAATGCGGTGCTGGTAGTGGTGGATGTGAACAAGCCGAGCATTACTGATTGCCCGGAAATGCTTCGTTTGTGCAAATCCATCGTAGTATTCGACCACCACAGACAGGGCACGGAGGTCATTGAAAACGCGACGCTTTCTTATGTGGAGGCATATGCATCGTCCACATGCGAAATGGTTTCGGAGATATTGCAATATATCGGAGATAATATAAAAATTACGAGTACCGAGGCAGACTGTCTGTATTCCGGTATTATGATAGATACCAACAATTTTATGACGAAGACGGGCGTGAGGACCTTTGAGGCGGCAGCCTTTCTTAGAAGAAGCGGCGCAGATGTTACGAGAGTGCGCAAGCTGTTCCGTGAAGATGCGGCCGACTATAAGGCTAAGGCGGATGCGGTCAGCCAGGCAGAGATTTACCGCAATGCTTATGCGATTTCCATATGCACCGGAGATGATGTTTTGAATCCTACGGTGGCGGGTGCGCAGGCGGCCAATGAGCTGTTAAATATCAAAGGTGTGAAGGCCAGCTTCATTTTGACCGAATATCAGAATCAGATTTATGTCAGCGCCCGTTCCATCGACGAGGTTAACGTTCAAATCATTATGGAGAGACTGGGCGGCGGCGGACATATGAATATAGCCGGATGCCAGATGGAGGACAGGTCTTTGGCAGAGGGCATCGGCATCATTAAGCATACGTTAGATACGATGATTGAAAACGGCGAGATTTAA
- the dnaB gene encoding replicative DNA helicase, producing MEETLLKRVLPHSIEAEQSVIGAMIMDREAIVVASEIVMEDDFYSKQCGILFEAMIELNDEGKPVDLVTLQDKLKEKDIPAEMSSLEYIRDLITAVPTSANIKYYANIVAEKATLRRLIKLNEEIANTCYVGKESLEVILEDTEKRVFNLVQRRNTGEFVPIRQIVMNAMDQIEKASRNKGSVTGIATGFIDLDYRTAGMQPSDLVLIAARPSMGKTAFVLNIAQHVAFKLNQTVAVFSLEMSKEQLVNRLFSLESRVDAQKLRTGSLSDGDWEKLIETAGVIGKSNLIIDDTPGISIAELRSKCRKYKLEHGLKMIIIDYLQLMSGSGKGDSRQQEISDISRSLKALARELSVPVLALSQLSRAVEQRPDHRPMLSDLRESGAIEQDADVVMFIYRDDYYNKDTEKKGIAEIIVAKQRNGPIGTIDLVWLPEYTKFANMQK from the coding sequence ATGGAAGAAACATTGCTCAAAAGGGTACTGCCCCATAGTATAGAAGCCGAGCAATCCGTGATAGGCGCTATGATTATGGATAGGGAAGCGATTGTTGTTGCCTCCGAAATAGTGATGGAGGATGATTTTTACAGCAAGCAGTGCGGGATTCTATTTGAGGCTATGATAGAACTGAATGATGAAGGGAAACCGGTGGATTTAGTAACGCTGCAGGACAAGCTGAAGGAGAAGGATATTCCGGCGGAGATGAGCAGTCTGGAATATATCAGAGATCTGATTACTGCGGTGCCTACTTCTGCTAATATCAAGTACTATGCGAATATTGTGGCGGAGAAGGCTACGTTGCGCCGGTTGATAAAATTAAACGAAGAAATAGCCAATACCTGTTATGTAGGAAAGGAAAGCCTTGAGGTTATTCTGGAGGATACGGAAAAACGCGTATTTAATCTGGTTCAGAGAAGAAATACGGGAGAATTTGTACCGATTCGCCAGATCGTCATGAACGCAATGGATCAAATCGAGAAGGCCTCCAGAAATAAAGGGAGCGTTACGGGAATCGCAACGGGTTTTATCGATTTGGATTACCGGACGGCGGGAATGCAGCCTTCCGACCTCGTTCTCATCGCGGCCAGACCGTCCATGGGAAAGACTGCTTTCGTGCTGAATATTGCTCAGCATGTGGCTTTCAAGCTTAATCAGACAGTAGCTGTTTTCAGTCTGGAAATGTCCAAGGAGCAGTTGGTCAACCGTCTGTTTTCCTTAGAATCCAGAGTGGATGCGCAGAAGTTGAGGACGGGAAGTTTATCTGACGGCGATTGGGAAAAACTGATTGAGACTGCCGGAGTTATCGGCAAGTCGAACCTGATAATAGATGATACCCCTGGTATCAGTATTGCGGAGCTGCGCTCCAAATGCAGAAAGTACAAGCTGGAACACGGGCTTAAAATGATTATCATCGACTATTTGCAGTTGATGTCGGGAAGCGGCAAGGGAGATTCCAGGCAGCAGGAGATTTCGGATATTTCCCGCTCATTAAAGGCCCTGGCGAGGGAGCTTAGCGTTCCGGTCCTGGCATTATCACAGCTCAGCCGAGCCGTGGAGCAGAGGCCGGATCATAGGCCGATGCTTTCGGACCTTAGAGAGTCAGGAGCTATCGAGCAGGATGCCGACGTGGTTATGTTTATTTACAGGGATGATTATTACAACAAAGATACCGAGAAAAAGGGTATTGCAGAGATTATCGTGGCAAAACAGAGAAATGGTCCAATCGGAACAATCGATTTGGTTTGGCTGCCGGAATATACCAAGTTTGCCAATATGCAGAAGTGA
- a CDS encoding alpha amylase N-terminal ig-like domain-containing protein: MEKWLQSVYSDGTGHYVSEPYPAKGEWVDIQIRMLKNQSVKHVLLRSKEFGIEKLTEMNLFKTKNGLDYYKVQVRINDPVYRYQFYLVTEEKIYYYTQHRITDHIPDESMDFVILADYHPAKWIKESVFYQIFPDRFCNGNEKISVKDGEYSYQGHPAIRVKNWNTPAADYGQTHALDFYGGDLEGVIKKLDYLSELGINAIYLNPIFTSPSVHKYDSLDYYHVDTHLGGDAALKMLIKKLHERDMKLMLDISINHTSSAAQWFNKENEFYQACVGAYQNPESELRQFYFWDDKGNYDTWCGVKTMPKLNYGSEELRRKVYKNRNSVLKKWMKEPYGIDGWRFDVADCLARNEVTDVHEEVLKEIRQELKSENPDIYLLAEDWADCSEDLKGDAWDGTMNYYGCARPIREFVGEIDLFHVRNPILSRVTCKMTAKQLAERITQFYAKLPCSVQYQMFNLLNSHDVTRLYNNPEVNTEEHRGAVVMMFALPGCPNVYYGDEILLEGGIDSIESCRYPMNWNRKEEFTEIYEFYRKLAWLKRSSQAMQDGGFQVFWDKDYIFAFSRFTEKEVIFVVCSTDDKEYEIILPIENYGLEHFREKEDYFGVPLDTEKRDGKIICHIKPHQSYLMRVPIEK, from the coding sequence ATGGAAAAATGGCTTCAAAGTGTCTATTCCGATGGAACTGGACATTACGTCAGCGAGCCTTATCCTGCAAAGGGTGAATGGGTCGATATACAAATCAGAATGTTAAAAAATCAAAGTGTGAAGCATGTGCTTCTCCGTTCTAAAGAATTTGGAATTGAAAAATTAACCGAGATGAATTTGTTTAAAACGAAAAATGGATTGGATTATTACAAGGTGCAGGTCCGGATAAACGATCCGGTATACCGCTACCAATTCTACTTGGTTACGGAAGAGAAAATTTATTATTATACGCAGCACCGTATTACGGATCATATTCCCGATGAATCGATGGACTTTGTGATACTTGCGGACTATCATCCTGCCAAATGGATAAAGGAATCTGTTTTTTATCAGATTTTCCCTGACAGGTTCTGCAACGGAAATGAAAAAATCAGCGTTAAGGACGGGGAATACAGCTATCAGGGGCATCCTGCCATTCGGGTAAAGAATTGGAATACGCCTGCTGCAGACTATGGGCAGACGCACGCTCTTGATTTTTATGGGGGAGACCTGGAGGGAGTCATCAAGAAGCTGGATTATCTGTCGGAGCTTGGTATAAATGCCATATATCTGAACCCTATTTTCACATCCCCCTCGGTGCATAAATATGACAGTCTGGATTATTACCATGTGGATACTCATTTGGGCGGGGATGCAGCGCTGAAAATGCTGATTAAAAAATTGCATGAGAGAGATATGAAGCTCATGCTGGATATTTCAATCAATCACACAAGCTCCGCCGCACAGTGGTTCAATAAAGAGAACGAATTTTATCAAGCTTGTGTGGGAGCGTATCAAAATCCGGAATCGGAGCTCCGCCAGTTTTATTTTTGGGACGACAAGGGAAATTATGATACATGGTGCGGAGTGAAGACTATGCCTAAGCTCAACTATGGGTCTGAGGAGTTGAGAAGAAAGGTATATAAGAATAGAAACTCCGTACTTAAAAAGTGGATGAAAGAGCCTTACGGGATCGATGGCTGGAGATTTGATGTGGCAGATTGTCTGGCGAGAAACGAGGTGACGGATGTACATGAGGAAGTTCTTAAGGAGATAAGACAGGAACTTAAGTCCGAAAATCCCGATATTTATTTGCTGGCGGAGGACTGGGCGGACTGTTCGGAGGATCTGAAAGGAGACGCATGGGACGGAACGATGAATTATTACGGCTGTGCCCGGCCGATTCGTGAATTTGTGGGGGAAATCGATTTATTTCATGTAAGGAACCCGATACTCAGCCGCGTAACCTGTAAAATGACGGCGAAACAGTTGGCGGAAAGAATTACACAATTTTATGCGAAACTTCCCTGCTCCGTACAGTATCAGATGTTCAACCTGCTGAACAGCCATGATGTGACCAGACTTTATAATAATCCTGAGGTGAACACGGAAGAGCACAGAGGGGCGGTCGTGATGATGTTTGCATTGCCGGGGTGTCCTAATGTTTATTATGGAGATGAGATCCTTTTGGAGGGGGGGATTGATTCTATAGAGAGCTGCCGTTATCCCATGAATTGGAACCGGAAGGAGGAATTTACGGAGATTTATGAATTCTACCGGAAGCTGGCATGGCTGAAGAGAAGTTCCCAGGCGATGCAGGACGGGGGATTTCAGGTTTTTTGGGATAAGGATTACATATTTGCTTTCTCCAGATTTACGGAAAAGGAGGTTATCTTTGTTGTTTGTTCGACGGATGACAAAGAATATGAAATAATTCTTCCGATTGAGAATTATGGATTAGAGCATTTTCGGGAAAAAGAGGATTACTTCGGCGTTCCTTTGGATACGGAAAAAAGGGATGGAAAAATAATATGTCACATAAAACCCCACCAAAGTTATCTGATGAGGGTGCCCATAGAAAAATAA
- a CDS encoding carbohydrate ABC transporter permease produces MKKRKKIDLLTVFIYAVVIVMGLSCLLPLLNTLALSFSSSAAATAGKVGIIPVSFTLSSYQKILNDQQFWRSFLISVLRVIAGTSLNIFLVITMAYPLSKSGREFGAQKIYIKFVIFAMLFNGGMVPTYMVVQKLGMINTLWSLILPGAVGTGNVILMMNFFRSVPKSLEEAAEIDGATPFQILWNIFIPASKPCIATIVLFCIVGHWNDYFSGILYITKVHNYPLQTYIQMIATTFDISKITDIKKLEEFLAISERTLNSAKIVVSVIPLLLIYPFLQKYFTTGLVVGAVKE; encoded by the coding sequence ATGAAAAAACGGAAAAAAATAGATTTACTGACCGTATTCATTTATGCGGTGGTGATAGTGATGGGCCTAAGCTGCCTTCTTCCGCTGCTGAATACGTTGGCGTTATCCTTTAGCAGCAGCGCGGCGGCTACAGCCGGTAAAGTAGGAATTATACCGGTGAGTTTCACGCTGAGCTCTTATCAGAAGATATTGAATGACCAACAGTTTTGGAGATCCTTTCTCATTTCGGTGTTACGGGTGATAGCAGGTACCTCGCTCAATATATTTTTAGTAATTACCATGGCCTATCCTTTATCCAAGAGCGGGAGAGAATTCGGAGCACAGAAAATATACATCAAATTCGTGATATTCGCTATGCTGTTTAACGGCGGCATGGTACCTACCTACATGGTAGTGCAGAAGCTGGGAATGATTAATACCCTCTGGTCTTTGATTTTACCGGGAGCAGTGGGCACAGGAAATGTTATCTTGATGATGAACTTTTTCAGGAGTGTGCCGAAATCCCTGGAGGAAGCGGCAGAAATCGACGGTGCCACCCCATTTCAGATTTTATGGAATATATTTATACCTGCATCGAAGCCTTGCATAGCAACTATCGTACTTTTTTGTATCGTAGGGCACTGGAACGATTATTTTTCGGGAATCCTGTACATAACGAAGGTACATAATTATCCCCTGCAGACCTATATTCAAATGATAGCTACTACCTTTGATATTTCCAAAATAACCGATATCAAAAAGCTGGAAGAGTTTCTCGCGATATCGGAAAGAACGCTGAATTCTGCAAAAATAGTCGTATCCGTCATACCGCTGTTATTAATTTATCCTTTTCTGCAGAAATATTTTACCACAGGACTCGTGGTAGGAGCCGTTAAGGAGTGA
- a CDS encoding TIM-barrel domain-containing protein: MKKIYRIDASGRALEENIVHRGELRITLLTPALLRIEYNREEDFVDAPTQAVWFRKFPAVDYCLEESEESLFLETARICLKYNKDSKAEDFLTIRIKDEAGRYIGRWKWTDEVLTLKGTARTLDETDGAVTLEESIISRQGYSVLDDSASYLIKESGELTGRKSIGKDIYFFGYGHAYQECLKDFFRMTGKPPMLPRFAFGNWWSRYHKYTEEEYKALIERFEENEIPLSVAVIDMDWHITEIDSGEGSGWTGYTWNRELFPEPERLLTWLHEKKLQVSLNVHPAEGVLPHEEAYDEMAGALGMDTKRREPIDFNISDPEFLEAYFQYLHAPNEAMGVDFWWVDWQQGEKSGLPGVDPLWLLNHYHYLDNGKENKRALILSRYGGAGSHRYPVGFSGDSIISWETLKFQPYFTATAANIGYGWWSHDIGGHMLGAYDEELQIRWVQFGAFSPICRIHSSASPFNHKEPWNYSLETNMIITKYLRLRHQLIPYLYTMNKVFSSEGIPLLRPLYYEYPEKEEAYRMPNEYLFGTQMICTPVTEPVIDAIRVAKANAWIPEGTYIDWFTGMIYRGGRRIDLYRGIGEMPVLLKAGAIVPLNGDEKRRNGTDNQDLLELIVAAGADGEFELYEDDGISLLFEKGEYVTTQFELDYRNAGELRIHGANGDLKLIPERRKYRIRFLGFEKPDTIWVKRDGTLAELSFYYEAIRNEAVLELEAGVDEEISISFQGGMRLGSNKVPERCFLLLDKAKIEYTEKEKIYNIITKNTCVRALTGLLSLNINAELYGAFHELLLAEEE; this comes from the coding sequence ATGAAGAAAATATATAGAATTGATGCCAGCGGAAGGGCATTGGAAGAAAATATAGTACACCGAGGAGAGCTTCGTATTACATTGCTGACCCCTGCGCTTCTCAGGATAGAATATAACCGGGAAGAAGACTTCGTGGACGCGCCTACACAGGCGGTATGGTTCCGGAAGTTTCCTGCCGTGGATTATTGTCTGGAGGAGTCGGAGGAAAGCCTTTTTCTGGAAACTGCGCGGATATGCCTTAAATATAACAAGGACAGTAAAGCGGAGGATTTCCTGACAATCAGAATAAAGGACGAGGCGGGCAGGTATATCGGAAGATGGAAATGGACCGACGAGGTCCTGACGCTAAAGGGGACTGCCAGAACCCTGGATGAAACGGACGGGGCGGTAACGCTTGAGGAAAGTATTATTTCGAGGCAGGGATATTCTGTTCTGGATGACAGCGCCTCTTATTTAATAAAAGAAAGCGGTGAACTGACGGGGAGAAAAAGCATCGGCAAGGATATTTATTTCTTTGGATACGGTCATGCCTATCAGGAATGTCTGAAGGACTTTTTCCGGATGACAGGGAAGCCGCCCATGCTTCCCAGATTCGCTTTCGGTAACTGGTGGAGCCGTTATCACAAATATACGGAAGAGGAGTATAAAGCGCTGATAGAAAGGTTCGAAGAAAATGAAATTCCGCTGTCCGTGGCGGTAATCGATATGGACTGGCATATTACCGAGATTGACTCCGGAGAAGGGAGCGGATGGACGGGATATACATGGAATCGTGAATTGTTTCCGGAGCCGGAGAGGCTTCTTACATGGCTCCATGAAAAGAAGCTTCAAGTATCGCTCAATGTACATCCGGCAGAAGGAGTTTTGCCACATGAGGAGGCTTATGATGAAATGGCAGGAGCCCTCGGTATGGATACGAAGAGGCGGGAACCCATAGACTTCAACATTTCTGATCCTGAATTTCTGGAGGCATATTTTCAATATCTGCATGCTCCTAACGAAGCGATGGGAGTGGATTTCTGGTGGGTGGACTGGCAGCAGGGGGAAAAAAGCGGACTGCCGGGAGTGGACCCGCTATGGCTTCTTAACCACTATCATTATTTGGACAATGGAAAGGAAAATAAGAGGGCGTTGATTCTGTCTAGATATGGTGGAGCCGGAAGCCACAGATATCCGGTGGGATTTTCCGGCGATTCTATTATATCGTGGGAAACTCTGAAATTTCAGCCATATTTTACGGCGACGGCGGCTAATATTGGATACGGATGGTGGAGCCATGACATTGGCGGTCATATGCTGGGAGCATACGATGAGGAATTGCAGATTCGCTGGGTTCAATTCGGAGCGTTTTCCCCTATCTGCCGTATACACAGCTCGGCAAGCCCTTTCAATCATAAGGAACCATGGAACTATTCTTTGGAGACTAATATGATCATTACGAAGTACTTGCGGCTGAGGCATCAATTGATTCCCTATCTGTATACAATGAACAAGGTTTTTTCCTCGGAAGGGATTCCTTTGTTGAGACCTTTATATTATGAGTACCCGGAAAAAGAGGAAGCGTACCGTATGCCGAATGAATACCTTTTTGGAACCCAGATGATTTGCACTCCCGTTACTGAGCCTGTTATCGATGCAATACGGGTGGCTAAAGCGAACGCTTGGATACCGGAGGGTACCTATATCGATTGGTTCACCGGCATGATTTACAGAGGCGGGCGCAGGATAGACCTTTACCGGGGGATTGGGGAAATGCCTGTGCTTCTTAAGGCAGGAGCCATTGTACCGCTGAATGGAGATGAGAAGAGAAGAAACGGTACGGATAACCAGGACTTATTGGAATTGATAGTAGCTGCAGGGGCGGACGGAGAATTCGAATTATATGAGGACGATGGTATCAGCCTGCTTTTTGAAAAGGGAGAGTATGTAACCACGCAGTTTGAGCTGGATTACAGGAATGCCGGAGAGCTTCGGATCCATGGAGCAAACGGCGACTTGAAATTAATACCGGAGAGAAGAAAATACCGGATCCGCTTCCTTGGATTTGAAAAACCGGACACGATATGGGTAAAAAGAGATGGCACATTAGCAGAACTATCGTTTTACTATGAAGCGATAAGGAATGAAGCAGTGCTGGAATTAGAGGCAGGAGTTGATGAAGAGATTAGTATATCCTTTCAAGGGGGCATGCGATTAGGAAGCAATAAAGTACCGGAGAGATGCTTTCTGCTGCTGGATAAGGCTAAAATTGAATATACCGAAAAAGAGAAGATTTATAATATCATCACAAAAAACACATGCGTCAGGGCTTTGACAGGCTTGCTGAGCTTAAATATAAATGCTGAGCTTTACGGAGCGTTTCATGAACTGCTGCTTGCAGAGGAAGAATGA
- a CDS encoding LacI family DNA-binding transcriptional regulator translates to MITLKDIAKEAGVSSVTVSNVINGNYKKVSAEKIDEIQEIIKKHHYVPNAVARSLAVKESKLIGVVIPYVAENENFLQSPYNAEILGVLEKWIRKNGYYLMVRCVDSCKEIIPVINTWNVDGVVFLGAYSHEVRELNKQLRLPMVFIDTYADEKEIVNIGVDDFKGGYIATKYLISKGHRSICFVGPCYIEGNVVEKRYNGYLKAMGECGYGDSISSQHAIGTSYEDGVGIGKKIAFAEEEVTAVFATADILALGLIHGLRLNGKRVPQDISVIGFDNLQECRYSTPQLTTISQNISIKAERAADALFQMIREKKKMSMNEIIEVELVERQSVRPISGAD, encoded by the coding sequence ATGATAACGTTAAAGGATATCGCAAAAGAAGCCGGCGTAAGCAGTGTAACGGTTTCGAATGTAATTAACGGCAATTATAAAAAGGTATCCGCTGAGAAGATTGATGAGATTCAGGAAATCATTAAAAAACATCATTATGTTCCCAATGCGGTAGCGCGAAGCCTTGCGGTAAAGGAGTCGAAGCTGATTGGAGTAGTGATTCCTTATGTGGCTGAGAATGAGAACTTCCTGCAAAGTCCTTATAACGCGGAAATACTGGGTGTACTGGAAAAGTGGATTCGCAAGAACGGATACTATTTAATGGTAAGATGCGTCGATAGCTGCAAAGAGATTATTCCTGTAATCAACACGTGGAATGTAGATGGAGTGGTCTTTCTCGGAGCATATAGCCACGAAGTGAGAGAGTTGAATAAGCAATTGCGGCTACCGATGGTTTTTATTGATACATATGCGGATGAAAAAGAAATTGTAAATATTGGTGTAGATGATTTCAAAGGAGGTTATATCGCCACGAAATACCTGATCAGCAAAGGACATCGTTCCATTTGCTTCGTAGGGCCGTGCTATATTGAAGGAAATGTAGTAGAAAAGCGATATAACGGATACTTGAAGGCGATGGGGGAATGTGGCTATGGGGACAGTATTTCCAGCCAACATGCCATTGGAACCTCATATGAAGACGGCGTTGGCATAGGAAAAAAAATTGCGTTTGCAGAGGAAGAAGTCACTGCAGTCTTTGCCACGGCGGACATATTGGCGTTAGGATTGATTCATGGCTTGCGTTTGAATGGGAAGAGGGTTCCGCAGGACATATCCGTAATCGGGTTTGATAATTTGCAGGAATGCAGATATTCTACGCCACAGCTTACTACCATATCGCAGAATATTTCCATAAAAGCGGAACGGGCAGCAGATGCGTTGTTTCAAATGATTAGGGAAAAGAAGAAAATGTCCATGAATGAGATAATAGAGGTTGAGTTAGTGGAAAGACAGTCGGTCCGGCCCATATCGGGCGCGGATTAA